A window of the Listeria swaminathanii genome harbors these coding sequences:
- a CDS encoding WxL domain-containing protein, which produces MTSRTVKVTTASLLALGLIVAPVLSGDFASAATSVTKDSKGIVKFDKSTTPDPTPVNPDPVDPDPVIPDPTDPPVGTDGLWILAVSDWDFGTHNVSSLSSGALNVHAADDTISTYVDTNGNGQQDLPGEVSVSKKVTPYAQISDVRGTNTGWTLSVTGSAFEDSSTPAKTIPGAELTIPKSTVGSATSTAQAPTGYDSVTISMTGGAAVPVMAAKDKQTATPTNFSDDEGMGTWTDSFGSAASSATDTSKPKLSIPQNVVVADGTYESTLTWTLSDTPGV; this is translated from the coding sequence ATGACAAGTAGAACAGTAAAGGTAACAACAGCGAGTTTATTAGCACTAGGATTGATTGTGGCACCAGTACTTTCTGGAGATTTTGCTTCAGCAGCCACTTCCGTAACAAAAGATTCAAAAGGGATTGTAAAATTTGATAAAAGCACAACGCCAGATCCAACTCCAGTAAACCCAGATCCAGTTGATCCAGACCCAGTTATTCCAGATCCAACTGATCCGCCGGTAGGTACAGATGGACTTTGGATTTTAGCCGTATCTGATTGGGATTTTGGTACACATAACGTATCTAGCTTATCATCTGGCGCATTAAATGTTCATGCAGCAGATGATACGATTTCTACTTATGTAGATACAAATGGTAATGGACAACAAGATTTACCAGGAGAAGTTTCTGTATCTAAAAAAGTAACACCTTATGCGCAAATTAGCGATGTTCGTGGTACAAATACAGGTTGGACACTTTCCGTAACAGGTAGTGCATTTGAAGATTCTTCCACACCAGCGAAAACAATTCCAGGCGCAGAGCTTACAATTCCGAAATCAACTGTTGGCTCGGCGACTTCCACCGCACAAGCACCAACAGGATATGATAGCGTAACGATTTCTATGACTGGCGGAGCAGCAGTTCCGGTAATGGCAGCCAAAGATAAACAAACAGCGACACCAACGAACTTTAGTGATGATGAAGGAATGGGAACATGGACAGATAGCTTTGGTTCCGCAGCAAGTTCTGCAACAGATACGTCTAAACCTAAATTATCTATTCCACAAAATGTTGTAGTAGCTGACGGAACATACGAAAGTACATTAACTTGGACTTTAAGCGATACACCAGGAGTTTAA
- a CDS encoding leucine-rich repeat domain-containing protein has translation MKINWKIVLLFVLILALIAPVYSRAMETEKELPKSSELLDDAKKKAPTLKSVNTPKNLKASPLTIPANSTIADLFPDEGMANTIANQLGRTENNNFQTPTKTDWKVDDVVTEVELNKIVFLTSVATIGSIEGIQYLPNLYDVRLYSNKQCKDLSPFLKAPNGYSQLYRLAINNGNISDISPLTELSTPTLKHIDLGGNNISDLSLFPKLPNKLPNLEEISLERNNISDVSPLAKFASTKIKIFNLDENHITDLSSLTNNKMPNLQRLYVRYETVDMEPVVTSSKYEFSIQPSIFGTTKPVKITATSPKATIDPITSKITYSAEEMAKKPFYYSPLSPGVTYSWDENFPLNGSNSIVDYRGKIFQPLTYIGPPQVVSYNSGLTYEIGTSLTEQQFLNDVNLITDQPTTITSDFDVKLKNLNTVGIYWVAVKASNIEGNAEANIMVTIKYKPPVITADAEYTYLVGDKVNATQFRADVNATLTGEGTLRDDFIYKVRLNTAGDYVVTLTSPKSGYYEQDAIPVTVIVHVKELLELQIPDEFRMDIDANADSVPISDKKQTLKCYGSSGKAELEVIDRRTVRQGWTITGAMTPFTNSGGDILQTSLKYQSKSPSSSPIYLNTTNQPIEKKQSAVTDPKYDSTIVNLEDSLTMEIEPNDALVNDSYESKITWTLEDAPRP, from the coding sequence ATGAAAATCAATTGGAAAATAGTTCTGCTTTTTGTTTTAATTTTAGCGCTTATTGCTCCGGTTTATTCGAGGGCTATGGAAACGGAAAAAGAGCTACCTAAGAGTTCGGAACTATTAGATGATGCGAAGAAAAAGGCGCCCACGTTAAAAAGCGTAAATACACCTAAAAATTTGAAAGCTAGCCCACTAACAATTCCAGCAAATAGCACGATAGCAGATTTGTTTCCCGATGAAGGGATGGCAAACACTATCGCTAATCAGCTAGGGCGAACAGAAAATAACAATTTTCAAACACCTACTAAAACGGATTGGAAAGTGGATGATGTTGTTACTGAGGTGGAGTTAAATAAAATAGTCTTCTTAACTTCAGTTGCTACTATAGGAAGTATCGAAGGCATTCAATATCTACCTAATCTTTACGATGTACGGTTATATAGTAATAAACAATGTAAGGATTTATCTCCTTTTTTAAAGGCACCAAATGGATACTCACAGTTATATCGGTTAGCTATTAATAATGGTAATATTTCAGATATTTCACCTCTTACTGAATTGAGTACACCAACGCTTAAGCATATAGACTTAGGAGGTAACAACATTTCTGATTTATCCCTTTTTCCAAAGCTGCCTAATAAATTACCTAATTTAGAAGAAATATCTTTGGAAAGAAATAATATATCAGATGTTTCGCCACTTGCTAAATTTGCCAGTACTAAAATAAAGATATTTAATTTGGATGAGAATCATATTACTGATTTATCTAGCCTTACAAATAACAAAATGCCTAATTTACAGCGATTATATGTTCGATACGAAACAGTAGATATGGAACCGGTAGTTACTTCTAGTAAGTATGAATTTTCTATACAGCCATCTATTTTCGGAACAACCAAGCCAGTTAAAATAACTGCTACTAGCCCCAAAGCAACTATTGATCCTATTACTTCTAAAATTACATATTCAGCAGAAGAAATGGCTAAAAAACCGTTTTATTACTCTCCTTTGTCTCCAGGAGTTACCTATTCGTGGGACGAGAATTTTCCGTTAAATGGTAGCAATAGCATAGTGGACTACAGGGGTAAGATTTTTCAGCCATTAACTTATATTGGCCCACCACAAGTTGTGTCTTACAATTCAGGCCTTACTTATGAGATAGGTACATCACTTACGGAACAACAATTTCTAAACGATGTCAATTTGATAACAGATCAACCAACAACAATTACAAGCGATTTTGATGTGAAACTAAAGAATCTAAACACTGTAGGTATTTACTGGGTTGCTGTCAAAGCTTCTAATATTGAAGGAAATGCGGAGGCCAATATTATGGTAACGATTAAGTATAAGCCACCAGTCATAACTGCAGATGCAGAATACACCTATTTAGTAGGAGATAAAGTAAATGCTACTCAATTTCGAGCAGATGTAAATGCAACTTTGACAGGTGAAGGAACACTAAGAGATGACTTTATATATAAAGTAAGACTTAATACGGCGGGAGATTATGTTGTAACTCTTACTTCGCCTAAAAGTGGATACTATGAGCAAGATGCAATACCTGTTACAGTTATTGTTCACGTAAAAGAACTTTTGGAATTGCAAATCCCAGATGAATTTCGAATGGATATAGACGCAAATGCAGACTCTGTGCCAATTTCAGATAAGAAACAAACGCTTAAATGTTATGGTTCGTCTGGAAAGGCTGAGTTAGAGGTGATAGATAGGCGAACTGTGCGGCAAGGCTGGACGATAACGGGTGCGATGACACCATTTACCAATAGCGGAGGCGATATACTACAAACTTCGCTAAAATATCAAAGCAAATCGCCTTCCAGTAGTCCAATTTATTTAAATACGACGAATCAACCTATCGAAAAGAAACAATCAGCTGTGACAGACCCGAAATATGATTCCACCATCGTCAATCTGGAGGACAGTTTAACCATGGAAATAGAGCCAAATGATGCGCTAGTGAACGATTCCTATGAGTCGAAAATCACCTGGACACTAGAAGATGCGCCTCGACCATAA
- a CDS encoding Crp/Fnr family transcriptional regulator, whose protein sequence is MEELFTYQEFVNMMQKNGIRHTKRKLRRGENLMDNSTKLNNVILLIDGYISSYTCESPEKLLSIFEPGIFLSYSILEDAPQVVTNIALSDSCEVYEYKKEDVEYALTLFPENFGFQYFFLKRIGRHLYYRALLNSKEHKEKLYYAMKYLGELIGKTDKNGNIILPPEVTLKVLIEYSTLSKAAFYRQRIRLLEQEILKPYKKTFIVQKKVASHYENQLTGI, encoded by the coding sequence GTGGAAGAATTATTTACATATCAAGAATTTGTTAACATGATGCAAAAAAATGGGATTAGGCATACCAAGCGTAAATTAAGACGTGGCGAAAATTTAATGGACAATTCTACTAAGCTGAATAATGTCATTTTATTAATAGATGGTTATATAAGCAGTTACACATGTGAATCGCCTGAAAAGCTCTTGTCTATTTTTGAGCCGGGTATTTTTCTAAGCTATTCCATTTTAGAAGACGCGCCACAAGTTGTAACGAATATCGCTCTCTCAGATAGTTGTGAAGTGTATGAGTATAAGAAAGAAGATGTCGAATATGCATTAACGCTATTTCCGGAAAATTTTGGATTTCAATATTTTTTTCTAAAGAGAATTGGGCGCCATTTATATTATAGGGCGTTACTTAATAGCAAGGAACACAAGGAAAAACTATATTATGCGATGAAATATTTGGGAGAACTCATTGGGAAAACAGATAAAAATGGAAACATTATTTTACCGCCAGAAGTTACGTTAAAAGTGTTAATTGAATACAGTACATTATCGAAAGCGGCTTTTTACCGGCAACGTATTCGCTTATTAGAACAAGAAATTTTAAAACCATATAAAAAAACATTTATCGTACAGAAAAAGGTAGCAAGTCACTATGAAAACCAGCTAACTGGCATTTAA
- a CDS encoding DUF916 and DUF3324 domain-containing protein, with translation MKKIFAIIFACTVAILCFPSQQADATENSSFSVKAILPDNQASSVTYFDLQMKPKQKQALKVEITNHSKEKITVNCIANTAITNEMGYVDYSIPNTKPDKTLKYPFADIAKESASEVTLEPNETKTWTVTIQMPAENYDGIILGGLHFKEKKAEDKEKDADKNDVQIKNEYAYVIGVKLTEKTTVVKPELELNQIKPATRNYRNVVEMNLQNTKATLVGGLAVDAKIYKQGSDEVLHEAKRTDLSMAPNSNFNYSVDWENKELKPGKYKLHLVAKNADDKWEWTEEFTISSDEAKKANKVALGLEKDYTWMYITGGVLLLLLIITATYFIGRRTAKKKHDAE, from the coding sequence TTGAAAAAAATATTCGCTATCATCTTTGCCTGTACAGTCGCTATTCTTTGTTTTCCAAGTCAGCAGGCCGATGCAACTGAAAATAGTAGTTTTTCCGTAAAAGCAATTCTTCCTGACAATCAGGCATCTAGTGTGACCTATTTCGATTTACAAATGAAACCAAAGCAGAAACAAGCATTAAAAGTGGAAATTACCAACCATAGTAAAGAAAAAATCACTGTTAACTGCATTGCCAACACGGCTATTACCAATGAGATGGGCTACGTGGATTACTCGATACCAAACACGAAGCCAGATAAAACGTTAAAATATCCCTTTGCGGATATAGCGAAAGAAAGTGCCTCCGAGGTTACACTTGAACCAAATGAAACCAAAACATGGACGGTTACGATTCAAATGCCAGCTGAAAATTATGACGGCATTATTTTAGGCGGATTACATTTTAAGGAAAAGAAAGCCGAAGACAAAGAGAAAGATGCCGATAAAAACGATGTTCAAATTAAAAATGAATATGCCTACGTAATCGGTGTGAAACTAACTGAAAAAACTACCGTCGTAAAGCCAGAGCTAGAATTGAATCAAATTAAACCGGCAACACGAAATTACCGAAATGTAGTAGAAATGAATTTGCAAAATACAAAAGCGACCTTAGTTGGTGGACTGGCCGTGGATGCCAAAATATATAAACAAGGCAGCGATGAAGTTTTACATGAAGCCAAACGAACAGATTTATCGATGGCGCCAAACTCCAATTTTAACTACAGTGTAGACTGGGAAAATAAAGAATTAAAACCGGGAAAATATAAGTTACATTTAGTCGCCAAAAATGCCGATGATAAATGGGAGTGGACGGAAGAGTTCACTATTTCTTCAGATGAGGCAAAAAAAGCGAACAAAGTGGCTTTAGGATTAGAGAAAGATTACACATGGATGTATATAACAGGAGGAGTGCTGCTATTGCTTCTTATCATTACAGCAACATACTTTATTGGAAGACGAACAGCGAAGAAAAAACACGATGCGGAATAA
- a CDS encoding ABC transporter substrate-binding protein codes for MFQKHKWAAILMTVLLAVVLTACGNSSDKDASKDKENATKTVTDTMDRKIQVPTTPKKIVALQNVSEMEILGVKPVGTTDYYITTYPEATKGTESVGNDKPSIEKIANLNPDLIIISDYQKDLLENLEKVAPVYITHFGDTPDKQLSNIADLLNKKAEKEKWDKDYVASSKEAKATLKDAGVENEKAAVIQFYGKEIYVHDAKVFDGLYSGAGFTPTDGAKANKETKAISSEAIPEYATGADRLFILMPADGNTDSVDEMLKGVWKDIPAVKKNQVYKVDNTKWSDYSAAAQLYQMQDAVKQITGK; via the coding sequence ATGTTTCAAAAGCATAAATGGGCTGCTATTTTAATGACTGTACTTTTAGCAGTAGTTTTAACCGCTTGTGGCAATTCTTCGGATAAAGATGCGAGCAAAGACAAGGAAAACGCAACAAAAACGGTAACTGATACAATGGATCGTAAAATACAAGTTCCAACTACACCGAAAAAAATCGTCGCACTTCAAAACGTAAGTGAAATGGAGATTTTAGGCGTTAAACCAGTTGGAACAACAGATTATTACATCACTACATATCCTGAAGCAACAAAAGGGACAGAAAGTGTTGGTAATGACAAACCTAGTATTGAAAAAATTGCTAATTTAAACCCAGATTTAATTATTATTAGTGATTACCAAAAAGACCTTTTAGAGAATTTAGAAAAAGTTGCTCCAGTTTATATCACGCATTTTGGTGATACTCCTGACAAACAACTTTCAAACATTGCAGATCTTTTAAATAAAAAAGCTGAAAAAGAAAAATGGGACAAAGATTACGTTGCAAGTTCCAAAGAAGCTAAAGCAACATTAAAAGATGCTGGCGTGGAAAACGAAAAAGCGGCGGTTATCCAATTTTATGGTAAAGAAATCTATGTTCACGATGCTAAAGTTTTTGACGGACTATACTCCGGAGCTGGTTTCACACCAACTGACGGTGCTAAAGCCAACAAAGAAACAAAAGCCATTTCTAGTGAAGCCATTCCTGAATATGCAACAGGCGCGGATCGTTTATTTATTTTAATGCCAGCTGATGGCAATACTGATTCTGTCGATGAAATGCTCAAAGGAGTTTGGAAAGATATTCCAGCCGTGAAGAAAAACCAAGTGTATAAAGTTGATAATACTAAATGGAGCGACTACAGTGCCGCTGCCCAACTTTATCAAATGCAAGATGCTGTAAAACAAATTACAGGTAAATAA
- a CDS encoding LPXTG cell wall anchor domain-containing protein yields the protein MKKMGFILVCCLFVCASPFYVKANTDKATSKAGVIFTHDPRKPKTGTDDRSGTFPTKVPPKRLPKTGDTADFYLVLLGFGFILIAKKGYFKEVRKEIR from the coding sequence TTGAAAAAAATGGGATTTATTTTAGTCTGTTGTTTATTTGTGTGCGCCTCGCCGTTTTATGTAAAGGCGAATACGGATAAGGCGACAAGTAAAGCGGGAGTGATTTTCACGCATGACCCCCGAAAACCAAAAACTGGAACAGATGACAGAAGCGGCACTTTTCCGACCAAAGTTCCTCCAAAAAGACTGCCGAAAACAGGAGATACAGCTGATTTTTATCTTGTTTTACTAGGGTTTGGTTTCATTTTAATCGCGAAAAAAGGCTATTTTAAGGAGGTGAGGAAAGAAATTCGGTGA
- the cbpA gene encoding cyclic di-AMP binding protein CbpA, with protein sequence MLIKNLCIPKINLTTVPGDATLQEAIHLLEESGYRCVPVLDEKGEKFLGNIYKMHIYKHAANGGSLSDPVMSLIKNATKHICVNASFFEVFFTIKELPYIAVLNEQGNFYGILTHGKLLGLLQDGWNVQTTSYVLTIATGEVQGALTKITKIIDRYSSIASLITLDNQTEDFIRRVLVSLPVGVTEDTKNEIITHLERKGLRVVETEKIKK encoded by the coding sequence ATGTTGATAAAAAACCTTTGTATCCCTAAAATAAATTTAACAACCGTCCCTGGAGATGCTACGTTACAAGAGGCTATCCATTTACTAGAAGAATCTGGTTATCGCTGTGTTCCTGTATTAGACGAAAAAGGTGAAAAATTCTTAGGTAATATTTATAAAATGCATATCTACAAACATGCTGCTAACGGTGGAAGCCTTAGCGATCCTGTAATGAGCCTAATCAAAAATGCAACGAAACATATTTGTGTCAATGCATCTTTCTTTGAAGTCTTTTTTACAATTAAAGAACTACCATATATCGCAGTTCTAAATGAACAAGGTAACTTTTATGGTATTTTAACGCACGGAAAATTACTTGGTTTGCTACAAGACGGCTGGAATGTCCAAACGACTAGTTATGTTCTTACTATTGCAACAGGTGAAGTTCAAGGTGCCTTAACAAAAATCACCAAAATCATCGACCGTTATTCGAGCATCGCGAGTTTGATCACGCTGGACAACCAAACGGAAGACTTTATCCGCCGCGTGCTTGTTTCCTTGCCAGTTGGCGTTACCGAAGATACAAAAAACGAAATCATCACCCACTTAGAACGCAAAGGGCTTCGTGTTGTGGAAACGGAAAAAATCAAAAAATAA